A single Kribbella aluminosa DNA region contains:
- a CDS encoding DHA2 family efflux MFS transporter permease subunit: MDVVADVAVRGRAKALVVLCVMQLMIILDGTVVTVALPTIQGDLGFSQAGLAWVMNSYLIAFAGLLLLAGRIGDLIGSKRVFLAGLGLFTAASLLCGVAGNAEVLIAGRFLQGVGGALASAMILGMIVSLFPAPGEQARAMGVYSFTAASGASIGLIFGGVITQTVGWHWAFLINVPIGLAALVFAVRLLALQPGLGLANGADVLGAVLVTAGLSLAVYTIVQTAEPQATLARTLVEAAAALLLLTAFVVRQARIKHPLLALRIFRNRQVTVANVIVVLMTAAGFGFQFTTALYVQRVLGYDSLTTGLAFLPSPVMNALMSLFLAPRLSVRFGPRKMLIGGLLVFMLSLLWISRAPVDGSYLVNVGPVLAVMGAGVGVAIPSAIMLAMSGADPSDAGLASGLNNTAQQAGAAIGTAVLATLAASTTAHRAAEGKLLALRDGYGAAWLAAAGFVLVAVLLAITMLRSTATVVGRE, encoded by the coding sequence GTGGATGTGGTGGCGGACGTTGCCGTGCGGGGCCGGGCGAAGGCGCTCGTGGTGCTCTGCGTGATGCAGTTGATGATCATTCTCGACGGGACCGTGGTGACGGTCGCGTTGCCTACGATTCAAGGGGATCTGGGCTTCTCGCAGGCGGGGCTGGCCTGGGTGATGAACTCGTACCTGATCGCGTTCGCGGGGCTGTTGCTCCTCGCCGGGCGGATCGGGGATCTGATCGGGAGCAAGCGGGTCTTCCTCGCGGGGCTCGGGTTGTTCACGGCTGCGTCGTTGCTGTGCGGGGTGGCAGGCAATGCGGAGGTGCTGATCGCGGGGCGGTTCCTGCAAGGGGTTGGTGGGGCGCTGGCCTCGGCGATGATTCTGGGGATGATCGTGAGCCTGTTCCCTGCGCCGGGCGAGCAGGCGCGGGCGATGGGGGTCTACAGCTTCACAGCGGCCAGTGGCGCGTCGATCGGGCTGATCTTCGGTGGCGTGATCACCCAGACCGTCGGCTGGCACTGGGCGTTCCTGATCAACGTACCGATCGGCCTTGCCGCGCTGGTGTTCGCCGTACGGCTCCTGGCTCTCCAACCCGGTCTGGGCCTCGCTAACGGTGCAGACGTACTGGGCGCCGTCCTTGTGACGGCCGGGCTGTCCCTAGCCGTCTACACGATCGTCCAGACGGCAGAACCGCAAGCAACGCTGGCTCGCACGCTTGTGGAAGCAGCAGCGGCGCTCCTGCTGCTGACGGCATTCGTCGTACGGCAGGCGCGTATCAAGCACCCGCTGCTTGCCCTGCGCATCTTCCGCAACCGCCAGGTCACCGTGGCCAATGTGATCGTCGTACTGATGACTGCGGCCGGCTTCGGCTTCCAGTTCACCACTGCCCTGTACGTCCAGCGCGTACTCGGGTACGACTCACTCACAACCGGCCTGGCCTTCCTGCCCTCGCCCGTCATGAACGCACTGATGTCCCTCTTCCTGGCGCCACGTCTTAGCGTCCGCTTCGGCCCCCGCAAGATGCTGATCGGCGGACTGCTCGTCTTCATGCTGTCCCTGCTCTGGATCAGCAGGGCACCAGTAGACGGCTCGTACCTCGTCAACGTCGGGCCTGTGCTCGCCGTGATGGGCGCAGGTGTCGGCGTGGCGATCCCGTCAGCCATCATGCTGGCCATGTCCGGTGCGGACCCAAGCGACGCCGGACTGGCGTCAGGACTCAACAACACCGCTCAACAAGCAGGTGCAGCCATAGGAACCGCCGTGCTGGCCACCCTGGCTGCTTCAACGACTGCTCACCGTGCAGCCGAAGGCAAACTGCTTGCACTGAGGGACGGGTACGGCGCAGCGTGGCTGGCCGCGGCCGGGTTCGTACTCGTAGCTGTCCTGCTGGCGATCACGATGCTCCGAAGTACAGCTACTGTTGTCGGCCGTGAGTAG
- a CDS encoding TMEM175 family protein, which produces MSRTRDPDRLVLFTDAVVAIAITLLVLPLVDLVPEVKSHGGDAVSVISEHRQEIFTFLLSFVVIANFWLGHHRVFEHVRAYTPSVMRLNLLWLLTIVVLPFPTEIVGAFRSDRFTAGVYTGTILALSITQTAITWLVHGHKELENPDDPVGKRELVGSLLLTGLTAVAFLLASLVPGVNFYAMFLLLLSPVTMRVWRAMRPEPPRTGTGAQS; this is translated from the coding sequence GTGAGTAGGACGAGAGATCCCGACCGGCTGGTGCTGTTCACGGACGCCGTGGTGGCGATCGCCATCACGCTGCTCGTCCTGCCGCTGGTCGACCTGGTCCCCGAGGTCAAGAGTCACGGCGGCGACGCGGTGAGCGTGATCAGCGAGCACCGGCAGGAGATCTTCACGTTCCTGCTGAGCTTCGTGGTGATCGCCAACTTCTGGCTGGGACACCACCGGGTCTTCGAGCACGTCCGCGCGTACACGCCGAGCGTCATGCGGCTGAACCTGCTCTGGCTGCTGACGATCGTCGTACTGCCGTTCCCGACGGAGATCGTGGGTGCGTTCCGCAGCGACCGGTTCACCGCCGGGGTGTACACGGGGACGATCCTTGCCCTCAGCATCACCCAGACCGCGATCACCTGGCTGGTGCATGGTCACAAGGAGCTCGAGAACCCGGACGACCCGGTCGGCAAGCGGGAGCTCGTCGGCTCTCTCTTGCTGACCGGGCTGACCGCCGTCGCCTTCCTGCTGGCGTCGCTCGTGCCGGGTGTGAACTTCTACGCGATGTTCCTGCTGCTCCTGTCGCCGGTCACCATGCGGGTGTGGCGCGCTATGCGCCCAGAGCCGCCCAGAACCGGCACTGGTGCTCAGAGCTGA
- a CDS encoding RNA polymerase sigma factor — MRFEEIYRQEWGQVVATLIRLTGDWELAEECAQEAFAAALQRWPKDGVPDRPGAWLTTTARNRAIDWLRREAVGAAKLQQVAALGVEQSDPAYDVPDDRLRLMFTCCHPALAMEARVALTLRTLAGLSTAEIARAFLVPETTMSKRLTRAKQKIQHAGIPYRVPPAHLLPERTPAVLAVLYLLFNEGYSDVVRSQLATEAIRLARLLVQLMPAEPEAAGLLALMLLHDSRRETRLAPDGALVTLDDQDRTSWDRPQITEAVDVLDSALRHGEPGPYQVQAAIAACHATARAAADTDWPQIAALYAQLPQTPVVALNRAVAIGMADGPAVGLHLVDELAAGELTGYHLLPATRADFLRRLNRRTEAATAYREALALAATEAERLYLQKRLQEVSVRS; from the coding sequence GTGAGGTTCGAGGAGATCTACCGGCAGGAGTGGGGCCAGGTGGTCGCCACGCTGATCCGGTTGACCGGTGACTGGGAGCTGGCGGAGGAGTGCGCGCAGGAAGCGTTCGCCGCAGCACTCCAGCGGTGGCCGAAGGACGGCGTACCGGACAGGCCCGGTGCGTGGCTGACCACGACCGCGCGCAACCGCGCGATCGACTGGCTGCGCCGGGAGGCTGTGGGCGCGGCCAAGCTGCAGCAGGTGGCCGCGCTGGGGGTTGAGCAGTCAGATCCGGCCTACGACGTACCTGACGACCGGCTGCGGCTCATGTTCACCTGTTGCCATCCCGCGCTGGCGATGGAGGCCAGGGTGGCGTTGACGTTGCGGACACTGGCTGGTCTGAGTACGGCGGAGATCGCGCGGGCGTTCCTGGTACCGGAAACGACCATGTCCAAGCGGCTGACCCGTGCCAAGCAGAAGATCCAGCACGCCGGCATCCCGTACCGCGTACCGCCCGCACACCTCCTGCCCGAGCGCACACCCGCCGTACTGGCCGTGCTGTACCTCCTCTTCAACGAGGGGTACTCCGACGTTGTAAGGAGCCAGCTGGCCACTGAAGCGATCAGACTGGCCCGGCTGCTCGTCCAACTGATGCCGGCCGAACCTGAGGCCGCCGGACTTCTCGCACTGATGCTTCTGCACGACTCCCGCCGGGAAACGCGGCTGGCACCCGACGGCGCACTGGTCACACTGGACGACCAGGACCGCACCAGCTGGGACCGCCCACAGATCACTGAAGCCGTGGACGTCCTCGACTCTGCACTGCGCCATGGCGAGCCCGGCCCGTATCAGGTCCAAGCGGCGATCGCTGCCTGCCATGCAACAGCCCGCGCCGCAGCAGACACCGACTGGCCCCAGATCGCTGCCCTGTACGCGCAGCTCCCACAGACACCGGTAGTTGCACTCAACCGCGCTGTAGCGATCGGCATGGCAGACGGCCCAGCTGTCGGCCTGCATCTCGTCGACGAGCTGGCCGCCGGCGAGCTGACCGGCTACCACCTGCTCCCCGCCACCCGCGCGGACTTCCTCCGCCGGCTGAACCGACGTACCGAGGCCGCTACCGCCTACCGCGAGGCCCTGGCCTTGGCCGCTACTGAGGCCGAACGCCTGTACCTGCAGAAGAGGTTGCAGGAGGTGTCTGTCCGGAGCTGA
- a CDS encoding MFS transporter, with amino-acid sequence MTTQTATRPAVQWYGVGAVTLGIFAIVTTEILPIGLLTPIGADFALTPGRTGWLMTIPGLVAAVAAPVVTVATARLDRRLMLCALMVLLAAAGFLAAAAPFFWLELTARFLVGLTIGGFWSIGAGLAGRLVPEPWTTRATAVIFSAVPLGSVLGVPAGTFVGGLVGWRTSFAALGVLAVLALVALRVSVPPLPPLQVTHAAVLRKALRSSRMALLVTCLIVTAHFATYTYVTPFLREVVRPELIGLFLLVYGAAGLVGNVIAGLYAGRNLRAAFTTCAALIATATLLMPVLGRSTPGALLLLVVWGFGYGGVPVCSMSMFARAVPEREAATVWFTSSFQAVLSTGALLGGLVVDAWSLSVVMVAGGCCAVLTVGVLLWSRTQRVPGT; translated from the coding sequence ATGACAACGCAGACCGCAACCCGCCCGGCTGTGCAGTGGTACGGCGTCGGCGCGGTGACGCTCGGGATCTTCGCGATCGTCACCACCGAGATCCTCCCGATCGGGCTGCTCACCCCGATCGGCGCCGACTTCGCACTCACCCCCGGCCGTACCGGCTGGCTGATGACGATACCCGGCCTGGTCGCGGCAGTCGCAGCTCCGGTCGTCACCGTCGCCACGGCCCGGCTGGACCGGCGTCTGATGCTCTGCGCCCTCATGGTCCTGCTGGCCGCCGCCGGTTTCCTCGCGGCCGCCGCACCGTTCTTCTGGCTCGAGCTCACCGCCCGGTTCCTGGTCGGCCTGACCATCGGCGGCTTCTGGTCGATCGGCGCGGGACTCGCCGGACGCCTGGTGCCCGAGCCGTGGACGACCCGGGCCACGGCCGTGATCTTCTCCGCGGTCCCCCTCGGCTCGGTGCTCGGCGTACCGGCGGGCACCTTCGTCGGCGGACTCGTCGGCTGGCGTACGTCGTTCGCCGCGCTCGGAGTCCTCGCCGTACTCGCCCTGGTCGCCCTGCGCGTCAGCGTGCCCCCGCTCCCACCACTACAGGTCACCCACGCCGCCGTACTCCGGAAGGCTCTCCGCAGCAGCCGCATGGCTCTGCTTGTTACGTGTCTGATCGTCACTGCACACTTCGCGACCTACACCTATGTCACGCCGTTCTTGCGGGAGGTGGTGCGTCCTGAGCTCATCGGCCTGTTCCTGCTCGTGTACGGCGCTGCAGGGCTTGTCGGCAACGTCATCGCTGGTCTGTACGCCGGCCGCAACCTCAGGGCCGCTTTCACCACCTGTGCCGCCTTGATCGCCACGGCGACCCTACTGATGCCGGTGCTGGGTCGCAGTACGCCGGGAGCCCTGCTGCTGCTCGTGGTGTGGGGTTTCGGGTACGGCGGTGTGCCTGTCTGCTCGATGAGCATGTTCGCCCGCGCCGTCCCGGAGCGGGAAGCGGCGACTGTCTGGTTCACCTCCTCGTTCCAGGCTGTCCTGTCGACGGGCGCGCTCCTGGGCGGTCTGGTGGTCGACGCGTGGTCGCTGTCAGTCGTGATGGTGGCCGGCGGTTGCTGTGCGGTGCTGACAGTCGGAGTCCTGCTGTGGTCCAGAACACAGCGGGTTCCGGGCACGTAG
- a CDS encoding VOC family protein, translating into MTGRIVHFEVPYDDAERARAFYREAFGWNVMEMPEMNYTMVSTGPVDEQQLPTEPGFINGGMFQRSADLTRPVLTVDVPDIDAAWKTIESLGGEKVGEKVPVGDMGFAAYFKDPEGNVLGLWQTATA; encoded by the coding sequence ATGACTGGTCGGATCGTGCACTTCGAGGTGCCGTACGACGACGCTGAGCGAGCGCGGGCGTTCTACCGCGAGGCTTTCGGGTGGAACGTGATGGAGATGCCCGAGATGAACTACACGATGGTGTCCACCGGGCCGGTGGACGAGCAGCAGCTGCCGACCGAGCCGGGCTTCATCAACGGCGGGATGTTCCAGCGCAGCGCCGACCTCACCCGGCCGGTGCTGACCGTCGACGTACCGGACATCGACGCCGCCTGGAAGACCATCGAGAGCCTCGGCGGCGAAAAGGTCGGCGAGAAGGTACCGGTCGGCGACATGGGCTTCGCCGCCTACTTCAAGGACCCGGAGGGCAACGTCCTCGGCCTCTGGCAGACGGCCACGGCCTAG
- a CDS encoding phosphotransferase enzyme family protein codes for MRDEPTEITCELVAGILDEHWDFRATEVTYAPVGFGSHHWIASQDDAPHWFVTADGVGSAGGQLIEAAMRTSRDLADRGYEFSVAPLPDRSGQFVREALPGWRLAVLPYLHGWSTPDGGWDDPAEREQIAQILGRLHAAPAPEALQRWEFAIPDRDGLLAALADLEQPWSAGPYSEPTRLRLAGARSCVRSRLEYYDALVREVEASDDPWVVTHGEPHSANVVRTADGQLRLVDWGTVRLAPRERDLVAVLDDSIDVLPAYQSEAGPVGPRAAAMELFDVWWPLAEIASYVQLFRQPHVDSEDSKESWRELTVYVPG; via the coding sequence ATGAGAGACGAGCCGACGGAGATCACCTGCGAACTGGTGGCCGGGATCCTCGACGAGCATTGGGACTTCCGGGCCACGGAGGTGACGTACGCGCCGGTGGGGTTCGGCAGTCACCACTGGATCGCGTCCCAGGACGACGCGCCGCACTGGTTCGTCACCGCGGACGGTGTCGGATCGGCAGGCGGCCAGCTGATCGAGGCGGCGATGCGGACGAGCAGGGACCTGGCCGACCGCGGCTACGAGTTCTCCGTCGCGCCGTTGCCCGATCGGAGCGGGCAGTTCGTCCGCGAGGCGCTGCCAGGCTGGAGGTTGGCCGTTCTGCCGTATCTGCACGGGTGGAGTACTCCGGACGGCGGATGGGACGACCCCGCGGAGCGGGAGCAGATCGCGCAGATCCTCGGCCGGCTCCACGCGGCTCCGGCGCCGGAAGCCTTGCAGCGTTGGGAGTTCGCCATACCCGATCGTGACGGACTGCTGGCGGCACTCGCCGACCTCGAGCAGCCCTGGTCCGCCGGGCCGTACTCCGAGCCGACCCGGCTGCGACTGGCCGGCGCGCGCTCGTGCGTGCGCAGCAGACTGGAGTACTACGACGCGCTCGTGCGCGAGGTCGAGGCCTCGGACGATCCGTGGGTCGTGACGCACGGCGAACCACACAGCGCGAACGTCGTCCGGACGGCCGACGGCCAGCTGCGGCTGGTCGACTGGGGGACGGTGCGGCTCGCACCGCGCGAACGCGATCTCGTGGCGGTCCTCGACGACTCGATCGACGTCCTCCCGGCGTACCAGTCGGAGGCCGGTCCGGTCGGTCCACGTGCTGCGGCGATGGAGCTCTTCGACGTCTGGTGGCCGCTGGCGGAGATCGCGTCGTACGTTCAGCTGTTCCGGCAGCCGCACGTCGATTCGGAGGACAGCAAGGAGTCCTGGCGAGAGCTGACGGTGTACGTGCCCGGGTAG
- the cobF gene encoding precorrin-6A synthase (deacetylating), whose translation MREILVIGVGAGDPEQVTMQAVSALNRVDVFFVLDKGEVKQELVDLRSEILRRYATSKEYRVVVGRDPERDRTTPAYVEAVDDWRRRRADVIAELIAGDLGEDQVGAFLVWGDPSLYDSTLAILDDIAARGDLAFEVEVIPGISSVSTLAARHRIGLNQVGRPIQITTGRRLAAEWPDGVDDVVVMLDAQTAFTHHLDQDAHIYWGAYLGTPDELLISGPVHEVAAEIEKTRTEARERKGWIMDTYLLRRPKS comes from the coding sequence ATGCGGGAGATTCTGGTCATCGGTGTCGGGGCGGGCGATCCGGAGCAGGTGACGATGCAGGCCGTGTCGGCGCTGAACCGGGTCGACGTGTTCTTCGTACTCGACAAGGGCGAGGTCAAGCAGGAGCTGGTCGACCTGCGGAGCGAGATCCTGCGGCGGTACGCGACCTCGAAGGAGTACCGCGTCGTCGTCGGGCGGGATCCGGAGCGGGACCGGACGACGCCGGCGTACGTCGAGGCCGTCGACGACTGGCGGCGCCGCCGGGCCGACGTGATCGCCGAGCTGATCGCCGGCGACCTCGGCGAGGACCAGGTCGGGGCGTTCCTGGTGTGGGGCGATCCGTCGCTGTACGACAGCACGCTGGCGATCCTCGACGACATCGCGGCACGGGGTGACCTGGCGTTCGAGGTCGAGGTCATCCCGGGGATCAGCAGCGTCTCGACGCTGGCGGCGCGCCACCGGATCGGCCTCAACCAGGTCGGCCGGCCGATCCAGATCACCACCGGCCGGCGGCTCGCGGCGGAGTGGCCCGACGGGGTGGACGACGTCGTGGTGATGCTGGACGCGCAGACGGCGTTCACCCACCACCTCGACCAGGACGCCCACATCTACTGGGGCGCCTACCTCGGAACCCCGGACGAACTACTGATCTCGGGCCCCGTGCACGAGGTGGCAGCAGAGATCGAGAAGACCCGCACCGAGGCCCGTGAGCGCAAGGGCTGGATCATGGATACGTACCTGCTGCGTAGACCAAAGTCTTAG
- a CDS encoding YciI family protein: protein MKYLLMIAGDESAAAHALDGCDGWTEEMEGRGVVAGGAGLRPPDEATTVRVRDGDLLLTDGPFAETKEQIGGFVLIDCADLDEAIEIASKHPAAGYGTIEIRPVFEPPV from the coding sequence GTGAAGTACCTGCTGATGATTGCTGGTGACGAGTCGGCCGCCGCGCACGCGTTGGACGGTTGCGACGGCTGGACCGAGGAGATGGAAGGTCGTGGTGTCGTCGCCGGTGGGGCCGGGCTGCGGCCGCCGGACGAGGCGACCACGGTCCGGGTCCGCGACGGCGACCTGCTGCTGACCGACGGGCCGTTCGCGGAGACGAAGGAGCAGATCGGCGGCTTCGTGCTGATCGACTGCGCCGACCTGGACGAGGCGATCGAGATCGCGTCGAAGCACCCGGCGGCGGGCTACGGCACGATCGAGATCCGGCCGGTGTTCGAGCCGCCGGTGTGA
- the zwf gene encoding glucose-6-phosphate dehydrogenase produces the protein MPDRTQTIAYPAPGSRPSRRDPEPLAPHVIVLFGATGDLAKRKLLPGLAYLQQSKFAPDVRIIGTATEDLSCDEFRDRARQAVEKFGTHKMTDEQWAQFADRLEYVPVTAGPEALASAVKKAEELLGPDTRRLHYLSVPPKAAQAVIAMLRDADLVARARVVMEKPFGDDLASAIELNDFVHETFHESQIFRIDHFLGKEAALNILAFRFANGLFEPIWNRNFIDHVQIDIPESLGLDQRATFYEPTGAFKDMVVTHLMQVMSFVAMEPPTALEPRAISEEKNKVFRSMLPINPGDVVRGQYTGYRHEDGVAPDSDTETFIALKVEIDNWRWAGVPFFLRTGKKMAEGQRIISIAFKEAPKTMFPAGSGVGSEGPDHLTFDLADSSRVSLSFYGKRPGPGMRLEKLSMQFSTQETAGAADVLEAYERLILDAMRGDHTLFTTAEGIESLWDRSAPLLEDPPPAKPYQPGTWGPNAIHQLIAPRAWRLPFEREWRE, from the coding sequence ATGCCTGACCGTACCCAGACCATTGCGTACCCGGCGCCCGGGTCGCGCCCGTCGCGGCGGGATCCGGAGCCGCTGGCCCCGCATGTGATCGTGCTGTTCGGCGCGACCGGCGACCTGGCCAAGCGCAAGCTGCTGCCCGGGCTGGCGTACCTGCAGCAGTCCAAGTTCGCGCCGGACGTGCGGATCATCGGGACCGCGACCGAGGACCTCAGCTGCGACGAGTTCCGGGACCGGGCCCGGCAGGCGGTGGAGAAGTTCGGCACCCACAAGATGACCGACGAGCAGTGGGCGCAGTTCGCCGACCGGCTCGAGTACGTACCGGTGACGGCCGGCCCGGAGGCGCTCGCGTCCGCGGTGAAGAAGGCCGAGGAACTGCTCGGCCCGGACACCCGGCGGCTGCACTACCTGTCGGTGCCCCCGAAGGCGGCCCAGGCGGTGATCGCGATGCTTCGCGACGCCGATCTCGTGGCGCGCGCCCGGGTGGTGATGGAGAAGCCGTTCGGGGACGACCTGGCCAGCGCGATCGAGCTGAACGACTTCGTCCACGAGACCTTCCACGAGTCGCAGATCTTCCGGATCGACCACTTCCTCGGCAAGGAAGCGGCGCTGAACATCCTCGCGTTCCGGTTCGCGAACGGTCTGTTCGAGCCGATCTGGAACCGGAACTTCATCGACCACGTGCAGATCGACATCCCGGAGTCGCTCGGGCTGGACCAGCGGGCCACGTTCTACGAGCCGACCGGCGCGTTCAAGGACATGGTCGTCACGCACCTGATGCAGGTGATGTCGTTCGTCGCGATGGAGCCGCCGACGGCCCTGGAGCCGCGGGCGATCTCGGAGGAGAAGAACAAGGTCTTCCGGTCGATGCTGCCGATCAACCCCGGCGACGTGGTCCGCGGGCAGTACACCGGGTACCGGCACGAGGACGGCGTCGCGCCCGACTCCGACACCGAGACGTTCATCGCGCTGAAGGTCGAGATCGACAACTGGCGCTGGGCCGGCGTGCCGTTCTTCCTGCGCACCGGCAAGAAGATGGCCGAGGGCCAGCGGATCATCTCGATCGCCTTCAAGGAAGCCCCGAAGACGATGTTCCCGGCCGGATCCGGCGTCGGCTCCGAAGGTCCGGACCACCTGACCTTCGACCTCGCCGACTCCTCGCGGGTGTCGCTGTCCTTCTACGGCAAGCGCCCCGGCCCCGGGATGCGGCTGGAGAAGTTGTCGATGCAGTTCTCCACACAGGAGACGGCGGGCGCGGCCGACGTACTGGAGGCGTACGAACGGCTGATCCTGGACGCGATGCGCGGCGACCACACGCTGTTCACGACCGCCGAGGGCATCGAGTCGCTGTGGGACCGCTCCGCGCCGCTGCTGGAGGACCCGCCACCGGCCAAGCCGTACCAGCCGGGCACCTGGGGCCCGAACGCGATCCACCAGCTCATCGCCCCACGCGCCTGGCGCCTCCCCTTCGAACGCGAGTGGCGGGAGTAG
- a CDS encoding MarR family winged helix-turn-helix transcriptional regulator, translating into MAQLPERTVPDLTGYLTHAGHVLETQLSAALAEVGLTLRMQCVLRHALETERTQIQIAELSYMDKTTMVVTVDALEKAGYAERKPSATDRRARIIAVTDAGARVAVEGQRIVDRVHAEALAALPAPQRQPFVDAVTALVDGPLASPVTAQPVRRSRQRTG; encoded by the coding sequence ATGGCGCAACTCCCGGAACGCACCGTCCCCGACCTCACCGGCTACCTGACGCACGCCGGCCACGTCCTGGAGACCCAGTTGTCCGCGGCGCTGGCCGAGGTCGGGCTGACGCTGCGGATGCAGTGCGTACTACGGCACGCGCTGGAGACGGAGCGTACCCAGATCCAGATCGCCGAGCTGTCGTACATGGACAAGACCACGATGGTCGTCACGGTCGACGCCCTGGAGAAGGCCGGGTACGCCGAACGCAAGCCGTCCGCCACCGACCGCCGCGCCCGCATCATCGCCGTGACCGACGCCGGCGCCCGGGTCGCCGTCGAGGGCCAGCGGATCGTCGACCGCGTCCACGCCGAGGCCCTCGCGGCCCTGCCCGCCCCCCAGCGCCAGCCGTTCGTAGACGCCGTGACCGCCCTGGTGGACGGCCCCTTGGCAAGTCCCGTCACCGCCCAACCCGTCCGCCGCTCCCGCCAACGCACCGGCTGA
- a CDS encoding carboxylesterase/lipase family protein translates to MKRILAMMAAAVVPVGLLVGFAGPGEAAQASAVRTDKGLVASKTVGDALVYDGIPYAAPPVGGLRWKAPEPARAWNGVRQSKVGNVCPQQANPEAPGGSAAEDCLYLNVSTPAKPSAKPRAVVVWLPGGGFFSGAGSSYEASKFAARGDVVVVTVNYRLGIFGFFGYPGLPGSGTFGLQDQQAALRWVQRNAGAFGGDPRNVTVAGESAGGMSVCAQLTSPTSTGLFAKAIMQSGSCAFNWAANSQYPGQAADSPWIPARQVEANGKEWAAGKKLSCTTIECLRALKADVLVDDTLQFTQIGYGGTAVVPFSPAKAMRAGLFHRVPIISGNNHDEANAWLAAFGDIKDYPALVKNMVGDSKAAQLLKHYPQSRYASPAAAWGAVTTDRIWSCTQVATDQQAARKVPVYAYEFADKHSPIAAPGLGAAHATELPYLFRLGGYDFPMSKPQQQLSNQMIDYWTAFARTGSPNGPGRPQWTPTGTSSVNGVSLAPTDQTGIQQVNLSSEHQCRFWAALGA, encoded by the coding sequence ATGAAGAGAATCTTGGCGATGATGGCGGCAGCGGTGGTGCCGGTTGGGTTGTTGGTGGGCTTCGCGGGACCTGGCGAGGCTGCACAAGCTTCTGCAGTACGAACTGACAAAGGCCTGGTGGCGAGCAAGACCGTCGGCGATGCGCTCGTGTACGACGGGATTCCGTACGCCGCTCCCCCGGTCGGGGGGCTGCGGTGGAAGGCGCCGGAGCCGGCGCGGGCGTGGAACGGCGTACGGCAGTCGAAGGTCGGCAACGTGTGCCCGCAGCAAGCGAACCCCGAGGCGCCGGGCGGGTCGGCCGCCGAGGACTGCCTCTACCTGAACGTCAGCACCCCCGCGAAACCGTCGGCCAAACCGCGCGCGGTGGTCGTGTGGCTGCCCGGCGGGGGGTTCTTCTCCGGAGCCGGCAGCAGCTACGAGGCGTCGAAGTTCGCGGCCCGCGGCGACGTGGTCGTTGTCACGGTCAACTACCGGCTCGGCATCTTCGGGTTCTTCGGGTACCCGGGCCTGCCCGGCTCCGGGACGTTCGGCCTGCAGGACCAGCAGGCGGCGCTGCGCTGGGTGCAGCGGAACGCCGGCGCGTTCGGGGGCGACCCGCGCAACGTCACCGTCGCGGGCGAGTCGGCGGGCGGGATGAGCGTCTGCGCGCAGCTGACCTCGCCGACGTCCACGGGCCTGTTCGCGAAGGCGATCATGCAGAGCGGCTCGTGCGCGTTCAACTGGGCCGCGAACAGCCAGTACCCGGGTCAGGCCGCGGACTCCCCGTGGATCCCGGCCCGCCAGGTCGAGGCGAACGGCAAGGAGTGGGCGGCCGGCAAGAAGCTGTCCTGTACGACGATCGAGTGCCTGCGCGCCCTCAAGGCCGACGTACTCGTCGACGACACGCTCCAGTTCACCCAGATCGGGTACGGCGGGACGGCGGTCGTGCCGTTCAGCCCGGCGAAGGCGATGCGGGCGGGGCTGTTCCACCGGGTGCCGATCATCTCGGGCAACAACCACGACGAGGCGAACGCGTGGCTGGCCGCGTTCGGTGACATCAAGGACTACCCGGCGCTGGTGAAGAACATGGTCGGCGACTCCAAGGCGGCACAGTTACTGAAGCATTACCCGCAGTCCCGCTACGCGTCGCCTGCGGCTGCGTGGGGTGCTGTGACGACGGACAGGATCTGGTCGTGCACACAGGTAGCGACAGACCAGCAGGCAGCGCGCAAGGTGCCGGTGTACGCGTACGAGTTCGCCGACAAGCACTCCCCGATCGCAGCACCCGGCCTGGGAGCTGCCCACGCCACGGAGCTGCCCTACCTGTTCCGGCTCGGCGGCTACGACTTCCCGATGTCCAAGCCTCAGCAGCAGCTGTCGAACCAGATGATCGACTACTGGACCGCGTTCGCCCGTACAGGCAGCCCCAACGGGCCGGGCCGCCCGCAGTGGACTCCTACCGGTACCAGCTCCGTCAACGGCGTCTCACTCGCGCCGACCGACCAGACCGGCATCCAGCAGGTCAACCTCAGCTCTGAGCACCAGTGCCGGTTCTGGGCGGCTCTGGGCGCATAG